A window of the Sabethes cyaneus chromosome 1, idSabCyanKW18_F2, whole genome shotgun sequence genome harbors these coding sequences:
- the LOC128745311 gene encoding zinc finger protein 845-like has protein sequence MACCVQQCPGGSQLVGFPQDEWLSKRWSEAIRVGTGTTPTTLSEQDATEEGRKICRSHFPQPEETGYQEPTRFVNRQGHPVELTSCRLCLRFLPESQMFSVDGLICGQTICTVISQSLRIRLKPFEFLQHICLGCFVKLDMIRTMQSQFMMRDVTYRTLEMKKVSQEPVHKPIEVKAEPVSAMMEDVTEHAAVDIKIEPEVMINVQTECVKLRNSPKPKKVPKVDAPKKKKYKSKKKSIESGSIQLKQVRLTSICAKTCYICSTKTLFETTDELYSHLTEKHAGQIDYVCVLCDDKKFPLVSNYNTHLSLHDPDERPMKCNFCAIRYSTKRALLVHENRLHETNHPLPKIIRSKKVRPQCEQCGKFFPSLGRAREHQLVEHENGVAAECKICLKTFATIANLRRHMVVHSKEHPYECNICGVRYRVSTDLSKHILADHQGKTAYHCTACNMPFKTKNEYYGHRNRVHNKTTLKPFRCRLCSEVPLNSRDLTDHIESCHPDEVYPYKQCPDCPAKYFTGMSLGLHQRTKHGKLGKSGLPHPTSYVCDLCGKKYKNRNSLKIHMGNEHDGERKYACEVCDKRFAFRSNLSRHLQMHEEIKRFACDFCDRTFAQKTAMMNHRRNIHTGETAFDCPVCGAAFKESSTYYRHKAVCKGRDGQSPGQ, from the exons ATGGCCTGCTGTGTGCAACAGTGCCCTGGCGGGTCCCAGCTGGTGGGCTTTCCGCAAGACGAATGGCTGAGTAAGCGCTGGTCGGAGGCTATCCGAGTGGGCACCGGCACAACACCGACGACACTGTCCGAGCAAGACGCAACAGAAGAAGGGCGTAAAATTTGCCGTTCGCATTTTCCCCAACCGGAGGAGACCGGTTACCAGGAACCGACCCGTTTTGTCAACCG ACAGGGTCACCCGGTAGAGCTGACCAGCTGCCGGCTATGCCTAAGGTTTCTACCGGAATCGCAAATGTTTTCCGTCGACGGGCTGATCTGTGGTCAAACTATATGCACTGTTATTTCTCAATCGCTGAGAATTCGTCTGAAACCGTTCGAATTTTTGCAGCATATTTGCCTCGGATGTTTCGTCaaattggacatgattcggacCATGCAGAGTCAGTTCATGATGCGGGATGTGACCTACCGTACgctggaaatgaaaaaagtgTCACAAGAACCAGTTCACAAACCGATAGAAGTGAAAGCTGAACCCGTTTCGGCGATGATGGAAGATGTAACAGAGCATGCTGCAGTGGATATCAAAATTGAACCGGAAGTTATGATTAACGTTCAGACGGAGTGTGTTAAGCTCCGGAATAGTCCAAAACCGAAGAAGGTTCCTAAAGTTGACGCtccaaagaagaaaaaatataaatccaAGAAGAAAAGCATAGAATCTGGTAGCATACAACTCAAGCAGGTGAGGTTGACCTCAATTTGTGCCAAAACCTGCTACATTTGCAGTACTAAAACTTTGTTCGAAACTACCGACGAACTGTACAGTCATTTAACGGAGAAGCATGCCGGCCAGATCGATTATGTATGCGTGCTTTGCGACGATAAAAAGTTTCCCTTGGTTTCGAACTACAATACGCATCTGAGTCTGCATGATCCGGACGAACGTCCAATGAAGTGCAATTTTTGCGCCATACGATACTCGACAAAGAGAGCCCTGCTGGTGCATGAGAACCGACTGCACGAAACGAATCATCCTCTGCCGAAAATAATTAGATCTAAGAAAGTTCGGCCACAGTGCGAACAGTGTGGTAAGTTCTTTCCATCCTTGGGACGCGCTCGCGAACATCAACTGGTGGAGCACGAGAATGGTGTGGCAGCCGAGTGTAAGATCTGCTTGAAAACCTTCGCAACGATTGCCAACCTGCGACGGCATATGGTAGTGCACAGCAAGGAACACCCGTACGAGTGTAACATTTGCGGCGTACGCTATCGAGTTAGTACGGATTTGAGCAAACATATCCTTGCCGATCATCAGGGTAAAACCGCTTACCACTGTACTGCGTGCAACATGCCCTTTAAAACCAAGAATGAATATTATGGACACAGAAATCGCGTGCATAACAAGACGACCCTTAAGCCGTTCCGCTGTCGGCTTTGCTCGGAGGTTCCTCTGAATAGTCGCGATCTTACCGACCACATTGAGAGTTGCCACCCGGATGAGGTATATCCGTACAAGCAATGCCCGGATTGTCCGGCAAAGTATTTCACTGGAATGTCGCTCGGTTTACACCAGCGCACAAAGCACGGAAAGCTCGGCAAAAGCGGACTGCCCCATCCGACGTCGTATGTGTGCGATTTGTGCGGGAAAAAGTATAAGAACAGGAACAGTCTTAAAATACACATGGGAAATGAGCACGACGGCGAACGGAAGTACGCGTGCGAGGTTTGCGACAAGCGGTTCGCCTTCCGGAGCAATCTGTCGCGCCATCTGCAGATGCACGAGGAAATCAAGCGGTTCGCGTGCGACTTCTGCGATCGAACCTTCGCGCAGAAAACGGCAATGATGAACCACCGGCGAAACATTCACACCGGCGAGACGGCTTTCGACTGTCCGGTGTGCGGTGCGGCGTTCAAGGAAAGTTCGACCTACTATCGGCACAAGGCCGTCTGCAAGGGCCGGGATGGCCAGAGCCCAGGCCAATGA